The genomic interval ACCCCGACTATACCTATGATACAGCCGATGGTCTGTCAGGCGACATGGAGTTCCGTGTGATGCATGCATCTGCCGACTCTGTGGTAATGCGTGGAAAGAAGTCTAATAACAAGATTGTTATGACGCCGATACCTGTTGACCGTACATGGGAGAGCATTATCTCTGAAGCTTCTGCTACTGAGACCTATATGTCATCACGCTCATATACTCTCGCTGGTGCAGCACTGCCTGAGGGTAAGAAAATCACCGCAACGAGTAACGGCGGCTATCGCAGCTTGGTGTTCGAATATCGTGACCAGTATGGTCAGAAGCAGACCGTTGTTGCACCTTACATCGTTAAGGACGACGGCTTCGAGTTCTATCGTGAAGTTGATGTTGACGGAATTAAGCTTAACGGTCTCTTGAAGGGCACTACCGACGACTACTTCGTGTTCCGTAACAATCCTCAGCTCCAGTTGGACAGCTACATGCCTACTCTGGCTGAGAACATTCTTACCGGTACATGGTATCAGCGCTATGGCGACGTGGGTGCGTATGCTAAGCCTTTCTGGGATGCTATGCTTGAAAAGCTTAAGACCTATGGTAAGAATAAGGACGAAGTAAAGATCTATACTGCAACTGTAGGTATGACCACCGACAATAAGCTGGCTTGCAGCATGACAACATCTACCGATGCTCCATACTGGGGCTTCTCTGGTGATGTGTTGAATGAAGAAGGTACTCGCGTTAAGTTTACTCAGATGCCTTCTGTTAACAACAAGGCAGGTAAGGCCTATCGTAAGATTGGTTGGGACAAGGTGCTCGATTGCATCTATGGTCACACCTTTGATCTGACATGCGACTATCAGCGTCGTCCTTCATGGATTCGCATGACCGACGTGGATGATCCAACGAATGTCATTACCGTTTATTCTACTCCTTCTTATTTCATGGAGGATCAGAGCTATTATCAGGACAAGAATTAATTCAAACATTTTCAACACGCCAGCCAGGGGGCACATGTGTTT from Prevotella sp. E13-27 carries:
- a CDS encoding DUF4302 domain-containing protein, whose protein sequence is MIKKIYYILASAVVLMSFAACSLKEDPIFSETASQRSGENLEKVRTVLTAAPNGWLMSYYGNLSIGGYNIMVKFEGDSATVASEKWGANHVAGLDASGKAVKSTSHFKLELSMGTVLSFDSYNPTIHYFSMPNNPDYTYDTADGLSGDMEFRVMHASADSVVMRGKKSNNKIVMTPIPVDRTWESIISEASATETYMSSRSYTLAGAALPEGKKITATSNGGYRSLVFEYRDQYGQKQTVVAPYIVKDDGFEFYREVDVDGIKLNGLLKGTTDDYFVFRNNPQLQLDSYMPTLAENILTGTWYQRYGDVGAYAKPFWDAMLEKLKTYGKNKDEVKIYTATVGMTTDNKLACSMTTSTDAPYWGFSGDVLNEEGTRVKFTQMPSVNNKAGKAYRKIGWDKVLDCIYGHTFDLTCDYQRRPSWIRMTDVDDPTNVITVYSTPSYFMEDQSYYQDKN